The Calonectris borealis chromosome 13, bCalBor7.hap1.2, whole genome shotgun sequence genome contains a region encoding:
- the LOC142087876 gene encoding uncharacterized protein LOC142087876 → MAGRRQTMPKMPMDEEAKEHAQPANRLPSLQKRRQVGRREPQAAPQGSQSRASSRHGDRLPRLPCPESSQTAGSRRAQLLLQTDSLVHRVALPCNRVTTQEDTARLPALPPLPRQAAAPGHAPAAWPPGAARACSKLLSLPRQEVAAGHAPRHAPAALPPRAARTCCKLSPLPAAPRASACMETASSTTGSSRQQLGPSSWGIRSDQGTAARMESWSPAPHRPTAHAAAVREAARCLVSEVMSKVLTGSRGPSQQPAAQQNRAQSTAVVMTARTDEVWVADGGQAPAAQPAPDPHACEGTSAAGRAPAPASPGRDAGLDLQGQATEHDPGTLPARVKSCVNSRLLWARYLGVVAYVPILSTKTEPPEELERSCLARTGQQQDGPKESELQQQESKEQRFSPTRSGRLNARARQEKPGALAEEEEEWEDNSDKELSQGEDITISSPRVKPLVPELFQDPHAGPQEGPGWPSSTGAEAAGEAAGNLRSMSPAPAGLLDAEPAASALAGAPEEEGQRTPLAPAEQEEAKASASPVWGEQATAAQAESQAPAPHSPTASDTALLDTVQYIAREVVRRAVAVIQGPGQQPAEEQDPVQSTDAAMAARTPAAPQDTESPSAGDHQGETSTAVVSPAAHEEAVASSWPQNPPAVAGTPHLAPAEDKGGGAAASPLARDLRHQVVVESDKVSPRPPFLQAESQAPAPHSPTASDTALLDTVQYIAREVVRRAVVVIQGPGQQPAEEQDLVRSTDAAMAARTPAAPQDTESPSAGDHQGETSTAVVSPAAHEEAVASSWPQNPPAVAGTPHLAPAEDKGGGAAASPLARDLRHQVVVESDKVSPRPPFLQAESQAPAPHSPTASDTALLDTVQYIAREVVRRAVVVIQGPGQQPAEEQDLVQRTDSAMAARTPAAPQDTESPSAGDHQGETSTAVVSPAAHEEAVASSWPQNPPAVAGTPHLAPAEDKGGGAAASPLAQDLRHQAESQAPAPHSPTASDTALLDTVQYIAREVVRRAVVVIQGPGQQPAEEQDLVRSTDAAMAARTPAAPQDTESPSAGDHQGETSTAVVSPAAHEEAVASSWPQNPLAVAGTPHLAPAEDKGGGAAASPLARDLRHQVAPKHRGDAQLSSGCRDVPQDDPGIAALPHTLARQRRPSLFRRALRALRRALHCNCIAGQQE, encoded by the exons ATGGCAGGTCGGCGGCAGACGATGCCGAAGATGCCCATGGATGAGGAGGCGAAGGAGCATGCCCAGCCCGCCAACAGGCTGCCGAGCCTGCAGAAGAGGCGCCAG GTGGGCCGCAGAGAGCCACAGGCAGCGCCGCAGGGCAGCCAGAGCCGGGCCTCGTCCCGCCATGGGGACAGGCTGCCACGGCTCCCCTGCCCGGAGAGCTCGCAGACGGCCGGGAGCCGCCGCGCACAG CTTCTCTTGCAGACGGACAGCCTGGTGCACAGGGTGGCACTGCCCTGCAACAGGGTGACAACGCAGGAGGACACAGCCCGTCTGCCAGCCTTGCCgcctctccccaggcaggcagcggcaCCCGGGCACGCACCCGCAGCTTGGCCACCAGGAGCTGCCAGAGCCTGCAGCAAGCTGCTGTCTCTCCCCAGGCAGGAAGTGGCAGCCGGGCACGCGCCCAGGCACGCACCCGCAGCTCTGCCACCAAGAGCTGCCAGAACCTGCTGCAAGCTgtctcctctgccagcagcaccccGCGCATCTGCCTGCATGGAGACAGCCAGCAGCACCACAGGCAGCAGCCGCCAACAGCTTGGCCCGTCTTCTTGGGGCATCCGCAGTGACCAGGGCACAGCCGCGAGGATGGAGAGCTGGAGCCCTGCCCCGCACAGGCCCACAGCCCATGCCGCAGCGGTGAGGGAGGCAGCCCGGTGCCTTGTGAGTGAGGTCATGAGCAAGGTTTTGACTGGGAGCCGGGGGCCCAGCCAGCAGCCGGCAGCACAGCAGAACCGGGCACAGAGCACGGCTGTGGTGATGACGGCAAGAACAGACGAGGTCTGGGTGGCCGACGGCGGCCAGGCCCCCGCAGCTCAGCCCGCACCTGATCCCCATGCTTGCGAGGGCAccagtgctgcaggcagggcccctGCACCAGCGTCCCCGGGCAGGGACGCGGGGCTAGATCTCCAGGGACAAGCGACAGAGCACGACCCAGGAACGCTGCCGGCGCGCGTCAAGTCCTGCGTCAACAGCAGGTTGTTGTGGGCACGCTACCTGGGTGTCGTGGCGTATGTGCCCATCCTGTCCACCAAGACGGAGCCTccggaggagctggagaggagctgcctggcccgcaccgggcagcagcaggacggccCGAAGGAGAGCGagctccagcagcaggagagcaaggAGCAGCGTTTCTCCCCGACACGGTCGGGGCGGCTCAATGCCAGAGCCAGGCAG GAGAAGCCAGGGGCCttggccgaggaggaggaggagtgggaagaCAACAGTGACAAAGAGCTGTCCCAAGGGGAAGACATCACCATCTCCAGCCCCCGGGTAAAACCCTTGGTCCCGGAGCTCTTCCAGGACCCCCACGCTGGTCCCCAGGAGGGGCCCGGTTGGCCCAGCAGCACGGGCGCAGAGGcggcaggagaggcagccggcAACCTGCGGAGCATgtctcctgccccggcggggctcctggACGCCGAGCCGGCAGCTTCTGCCCTGGctggagctcccgaggaagaggGGCAACGCACGCCTCTGGCTCCTGCAGAACAAGAGGAGGCAAAAGCATCAGCTTCTCCTGTCTGGGGCGAGCAGgccacagcagcacaggcagaGAGCCAGGCAcccgccccgcacagccccacagccagcgacACGGCTCTGCTGGACACAGTCCAGTACATCGCGAGAGAGGTCGTGCGCAGGGCTGTGGCCGTGATCCAGGGACCCGGCCAGCAGCCGGCAGAAGAGCAGGACCCGGTGCAAAGCACGGATGCGGCAATGGCAGCGAGAACACCTGCAGCCCCTCAAGACACCGAGTCTCCCTCAGCTGGAGACCATCAAGGAGAGACCAGCACAGCCGTTGTCTCCCCGGCAGCGCACGAGGAAGCAGTGGCTTCTTCATGGCCTCAAAACCCTCCGGCAGTCGCTGGCACACCCCACCTTGCCCCAGCAGAGGACAAAGGAGGAGGCGCAGCGGCTTCTCCCTTGGCTCGGGACCTTCGGCACCAG gtagttgtagagagtgataaggtctcccctcggcctccttttctccaggcagaGAGCCAGGCAcccgccccgcacagccccacagccagcgacACGGCTCTGCTGGACACAGTCCAGTACATCGCGAGAGAGGTCGTGCGCAGGGCTGTGGTCGTGATCCAGGGACCCGGCCAGCAGCCGGCAGAAGAGCAGGACCTGGTGCGAAGCACGGATGCGGCAATGGCAGCGAGAACACCTGCAGCCCCTCAAGACACCGAGTCTCCCTCAGCTGGAGACCATCAAGGAGAGACCAGCACAGCCGTTGTCTCCCCGGCAGCGCACGAGGAAGCAGTGGCTTCTTCATGGCCTCAAAACCCTCCGGCAGTCGCTGGCACACCCCACCTTGCCCCAGCAGAGGACAAAGGAGGAGGCGCAGCGGCTTCTCCCTTGGCTCGGGACCTTCGGCACCAG gtagttgtagagagtgataaggtctcccctcggcctccttttctccaggcagagagccaggcacctgccccgcacagccccacagccagcgacACGGCTCTGCTGGACACAGTCCAGTACATCGCGAGAGAGGTCGTGCGCAGGGCTGTGGTCGTGATCCAGGGACCCGGCCAGCAGCCGGCAGAAGAGCAGGACCTGGTGCAAAGGACAGATTCGGCAATGGCAGCGAGAACACCTGCAGCCCCTCAAGACACCGAGTCTCCCTCGGCTGGAGACCATCAAGGAGAGACCAGCACAGCCGTTGTCTCCCCGGCAGCGCACGAGGAAGCAGTGGCTTCTTCATGGCCTCAAAACCCTCCGGCAGTCGCTGGCACACCCCACCTTGCCCCAGCAGAGGACAAAGGAGGAGGCGCAGCGGCTTCTCCCTTGGCTCAGGACCTTCGGCACCAG gcagaGAGCCAGGCAcccgccccgcacagccccacagccagcgacACGGCTCTGCTGGACACAGTCCAGTACATCGCGAGAGAGGTCGTGCGCAGGGCTGTGGTCGTGATCCAGGGACCCGGCCAGCAGCCGGCAGAAGAGCAGGACCTGGTGCGAAGCACGGATGCGGCAATGGCAGCGAGAACACCTGCAGCCCCTCAAGACACCGAGTCTCCCTCAGCTGGAGACCATCAAGGAGAGACCAGCACAGCCGTTGTCTCCCCGGCAGCGCACGAGGAAGCAGTGGCTTCTTCATGGCCTCAAAACCCTCTGGCAGTCGCTGGCACACCCCACCTCGCCCCAGCAGAGGACAAAGGAGGAGGCGCAGCGGCTTCTCCCTTGGCTCGGGACCTTCGGCACCAG GTGGCCCCCAAGCACAGAGGCGACGCACAGCtctcctccggctgcagggacGTGCCGCAGGACGACCCAG GCATCGCCGCCCTCCCGCACACTCTGGCTCGACAGCGACGGCCCTCCCTCTTCAGGAGGGCCCTCAGGGCTCTGCGCAGGGCTCTCCACTGCAACTGCATCGCGGGACAGCAAGAGTAG